The genomic window AAGTCTGCTCCACTAAACCCAGGGGTGCGACGAGCGATAGACTCAATAGAGACATCCGGTGCTAATTTTTTATTGCGAGCGTGAACTTCTAGGATTTCGATCCGTCCTTTGAAATCAGGGGCATCGACAATTACCTGACGGTCAAACCGGCCAGGACGCATTAGAGCAGAGTCAAGCACATCAGGGCGGTTAGTGGCAGCAATAATGATGATGCCGGTATTGCCTTCAAAACCGTCCATTTCCGTTAATAACTGGTTTAAGGTTTGTTCCCGTTCGTCGTTACCGCCACCGATGCCAGCACCCCGTTGACGACCCACTGCGTCAATTTCATCGATAAAGATGAGACAGGGGGCGTTTTCTTTCGCTTTCTTGAATAAATCACGAACACGAGACGCACCCACACCGACGAACATTTCTACGAACTCAGACCCAGAAATGCTGAAGAAAGGTACGCCAGCTTCTCCTGCGATCGCCTTAGCTAATAAGGTTTTACCGGTTCCAGGAGGTCCTACTAATAATACCCCTTTAGGAATGCGTGCGCCAACAGCAGTGAAGCGTTCTGGTTGTTTTAAGAAGGTAACAACTTCTTGTAATTCTTCTTTGGCTTCATCGATGCCGGCCACATCATCGAACATAATACCGGTTTTGGCTTCCATTTGGAAACGGGCTTTAGATTTACCAAAATTCATGGCCTGTCCTGGTCCACCGGGTAAATTACTCGAACGACGGAACAGGAAGAATAAAGCACCAATGAGGAGAATAGGGAATAATAAATTGCCCAAAAAGCCCCATAACGCTCCTTCATTACGAACAGGGTGAGATTCTAATTGAACATCAGACTTCCGTAACTTGGCCACTAAGTCGGGGGCGTTCATGGGAAGATCCACCCGTGATCTTTGGACTCGATCTTCAATTTCAGGATCTACAGCTTGTACAATAGCGGTGCGTCCGCCTTCATAGAGATCCACACTCAGGATACGACCCGAATCTAAGTATTCTAGAAAACGTCCGTAAGTCATACGGGTGTTAGCGGTATTGTTTCCCATTTGGGTCGAAGCCGAAGGAAATGCCCCTTGCCAGAGGAAAAA from Crocosphaera subtropica ATCC 51142 includes these protein-coding regions:
- the ftsH2 gene encoding ATP-dependent zinc metalloprotease FtsH2, whose amino-acid sequence is MKISWRTLLLWTVPLLVVGFFLWQGAFPSASTQMGNNTANTRMTYGRFLEYLDSGRILSVDLYEGGRTAIVQAVDPEIEDRVQRSRVDLPMNAPDLVAKLRKSDVQLESHPVRNEGALWGFLGNLLFPILLIGALFFLFRRSSNLPGGPGQAMNFGKSKARFQMEAKTGIMFDDVAGIDEAKEELQEVVTFLKQPERFTAVGARIPKGVLLVGPPGTGKTLLAKAIAGEAGVPFFSISGSEFVEMFVGVGASRVRDLFKKAKENAPCLIFIDEIDAVGRQRGAGIGGGNDEREQTLNQLLTEMDGFEGNTGIIIIAATNRPDVLDSALMRPGRFDRQVIVDAPDFKGRIEILEVHARNKKLAPDVSIESIARRTPGFSGADLANLLNEAAILTARRRKEAITLLEIDDAVDRVVAGMEGTPLVDSKSKRLIAYHEVGHAIVGTLVKDHDPVQKVTLIPRGQAQGLTWFTPNEEQGLTTKAQLMARIAGALGGRAAEEEVFGYDEVTTGAGGDLQQVTEMARQMVTRFGMSELGPLSLESSSGEVFLGGGLMNRAEYSEEVAMKIDSQVRTLAEEGHQLARQLIRDNREVIDRLVELLIEKETIDGEEFRQIVAEYTHVPEKEQFVPQL